The following are encoded together in the Fibrobacter sp. UWR4 genome:
- a CDS encoding glycosyl hydrolase, with the protein MGIKLTLAALMGIAAVASAADAVKYEAEEQTGVTAGDILTGDEYSGGKYVKVGAAMTFTVKVDETAMYDIETQVLIKQYDWTTSKILVNDAEVGSMLTTPRNCDSAYVITASAKMKAGENTITVGNGAIGVDYISVGRHPDPEFKISALPVTPNATESAMKVKTFLRDNFMKKTISGMMISDQNFNYDYGNMKLLSAAECTPQDSCKFLNGEDTWKGQTDIAEFYKRSGHYPAIGGFDMLFAAGGHHEEGWFRGYTENNLVMTEDLWNMGGIPTYTWHWKVGKDTVFYTQMQGFKNAGCTEDVAGTAENNTCFNYTKAFKGESCAEIDETSQEYKDIVADVDIVSGYFKQLEEKGIAVVWRPLHEASGGWFWWGVGSPECYVQLWRLVFDRMVNVNKNKNLIWVWNINTDPKFGYDYSALNGAWYPGAEYVDIVAVDIYDPLNNHNSAANYWNKIIEEVGTDKMIALSENGAIPDIDSIAEDKSYWSYWMTWSQTWSGNFLEKTSTDMWKRNLDDERIIALDDMPGWDKVVADKSTEGAIIAPSKVIANRRQLIAGSMNIDVIGNTIQMNIPTAGRGAVALYDLHGKLAMNIVRGNINAGTLSVSTATLPRGKYILRAIVGSNSLNKVVNVQ; encoded by the coding sequence ATGGGAATCAAATTAACTTTAGCAGCCCTGATGGGCATTGCCGCTGTAGCCTCCGCCGCAGATGCAGTCAAGTACGAAGCAGAAGAACAGACAGGAGTCACCGCAGGCGATATCCTGACCGGAGATGAATATTCCGGTGGAAAGTACGTGAAGGTAGGGGCTGCAATGACCTTTACCGTCAAGGTGGATGAAACAGCCATGTACGATATCGAAACCCAGGTTTTGATCAAGCAGTACGACTGGACAACCTCCAAAATCCTGGTGAACGATGCGGAAGTGGGCTCCATGCTCACCACGCCCCGCAACTGCGATTCCGCTTACGTCATTACCGCTTCCGCCAAGATGAAAGCGGGCGAAAACACCATTACAGTGGGCAACGGTGCCATCGGTGTGGACTACATTTCCGTAGGCCGCCATCCGGATCCGGAATTCAAGATTAGCGCCCTTCCCGTAACGCCTAATGCTACAGAAAGTGCCATGAAGGTAAAGACTTTCCTTCGGGATAATTTCATGAAGAAGACCATCAGTGGCATGATGATCAGTGACCAGAATTTCAATTATGATTATGGCAACATGAAGTTGCTTTCCGCCGCAGAATGTACCCCTCAGGATTCCTGCAAGTTCCTGAATGGCGAAGACACCTGGAAGGGTCAGACCGATATTGCGGAATTCTACAAGCGTTCCGGACACTACCCTGCCATCGGCGGATTTGATATGCTGTTCGCAGCAGGCGGACATCACGAAGAAGGCTGGTTCCGAGGTTATACTGAGAATAATCTGGTCATGACTGAAGACTTGTGGAACATGGGCGGCATTCCCACTTATACCTGGCACTGGAAGGTTGGCAAGGACACCGTTTTCTACACCCAGATGCAGGGTTTCAAGAATGCAGGCTGTACCGAAGACGTTGCTGGAACCGCAGAAAACAACACCTGTTTCAACTACACCAAGGCGTTCAAGGGCGAATCCTGCGCAGAAATCGATGAAACATCCCAAGAATACAAGGACATCGTCGCCGACGTAGATATTGTTTCCGGCTATTTCAAGCAGCTAGAAGAAAAGGGCATCGCCGTGGTATGGCGTCCCCTGCACGAAGCAAGCGGTGGCTGGTTCTGGTGGGGCGTAGGCTCTCCCGAATGTTACGTTCAGCTCTGGCGTCTTGTCTTCGACCGCATGGTGAATGTGAACAAGAATAAGAACCTGATCTGGGTCTGGAATATCAATACGGATCCCAAGTTCGGTTATGACTATTCCGCCCTCAATGGCGCCTGGTATCCGGGCGCAGAATATGTGGACATCGTTGCCGTGGATATTTACGACCCGCTAAACAACCACAATTCCGCAGCCAACTACTGGAATAAAATTATCGAGGAAGTAGGAACCGACAAGATGATCGCCCTTAGCGAAAACGGCGCCATTCCCGACATCGACAGCATTGCGGAAGACAAATCCTATTGGAGCTACTGGATGACTTGGAGCCAGACCTGGAGCGGGAACTTCCTGGAAAAGACTTCTACTGACATGTGGAAACGCAACCTGGATGATGAACGCATTATTGCCTTGGACGACATGCCTGGCTGGGACAAGGTTGTTGCAGACAAGTCTACGGAAGGCGCCATCATCGCCCCAAGCAAGGTCATTGCAAACCGTAGGCAGCTGATTGCAGGTTCCATGAACATTGACGTTATTGGAAACACCATCCAGATGAACATTCCTACTGCAGGCAGGGGCGCCGTAGCACTCTACGACCTTCACGGAAAACTCGCCATGAACATCGTTCGCGGAAACATCAACGCAGGAACGCTATCCGTTAGCACAGCCACCCTGCCCCGCGGCAAGTACATTCTCCGAGCTATAGTGGGCAGCAACTCCTTAAACAAGGTTGTGAACGTTCAATAA
- a CDS encoding sialate O-acetylesterase, which yields MKKQLFKHLAVAGAFLFGAASNVNAAPDPNFHIYIAFGQSNMAGAAGAAEPETKPYPRFKLLPSMNCPAKGRTLGVWTDATSQLANCDNPPSISVADYFGRTLVDSLPDVTVGIISVAVGGTALKLFDKDNWQAYLEDPARQKENWIINWAKAYDSNLYKRIIDLAKIAQKDGVIKGIIVHQGESDWNNNHWAEDLKKIRDDMLKDLGLSSDTVPLLAGEMREDGCCRSFSTSQVQRITKVMDNAWPVSSSGLGSAGDSYHFNRAGYIEFGKRYAKVMLEHMNRVSVPPSPHTPFKGVVAEIPGKLQVENYDEPGVGSIGKSYLDNDSENKSKAYRNDGVDIEELSAEPGSYVIGYTEKGEWLKYTVKVADAVDYSVTARVASAAKGSAFHLELDDKPITDTVKVDSIGGWGDYKEITFKTSEIAAGEHVLKLVIDGSYVNIDWLDFASRADTTATIGNKGMRLELDKSATYKVFDINGNYLGESEGAKVRNLGKGVFMLKGSGKTMMIRNVEK from the coding sequence ATGAAAAAACAATTATTTAAGCACTTGGCAGTGGCCGGCGCGTTCTTGTTTGGAGCAGCTTCTAATGTAAATGCTGCGCCAGATCCGAATTTCCACATCTACATTGCCTTTGGCCAATCCAATATGGCAGGAGCCGCGGGCGCTGCAGAACCTGAAACGAAGCCTTATCCCCGTTTCAAACTTTTACCTTCAATGAATTGCCCGGCCAAGGGACGCACCTTGGGTGTTTGGACCGATGCCACGTCTCAGTTGGCAAATTGCGATAATCCGCCTAGTATTTCTGTGGCAGATTACTTTGGTCGTACTTTGGTGGATTCTCTGCCTGACGTGACAGTGGGTATCATTTCTGTTGCTGTGGGTGGTACCGCGCTTAAGTTATTCGATAAGGACAATTGGCAAGCTTATCTCGAAGACCCTGCCCGTCAAAAGGAAAACTGGATTATCAACTGGGCGAAAGCTTACGATAGCAATTTGTACAAACGAATTATAGACCTTGCAAAGATTGCCCAAAAGGATGGCGTCATCAAGGGTATCATTGTTCACCAGGGCGAATCGGACTGGAACAATAATCATTGGGCCGAAGACCTCAAGAAAATTCGCGACGACATGCTGAAGGATCTTGGGCTTAGCTCCGATACGGTTCCGCTGCTTGCAGGAGAAATGCGTGAAGATGGTTGCTGCAGGAGTTTTAGTACAAGCCAGGTGCAGCGCATTACCAAGGTGATGGACAATGCTTGGCCGGTTTCTTCATCCGGTCTTGGAAGTGCTGGCGATAGTTATCATTTTAACCGCGCCGGTTACATTGAATTTGGTAAGCGTTACGCTAAGGTGATGCTGGAACATATGAACCGTGTTTCTGTTCCGCCGTCTCCTCATACTCCTTTCAAGGGTGTTGTTGCGGAAATCCCGGGCAAGCTCCAGGTGGAAAATTATGATGAGCCCGGTGTTGGTTCCATCGGAAAATCCTACTTGGATAACGATTCTGAAAATAAATCCAAGGCCTACCGCAATGATGGCGTAGACATTGAAGAACTTTCAGCAGAGCCTGGTTCTTATGTGATTGGCTACACTGAAAAGGGCGAATGGCTTAAATATACCGTGAAAGTTGCTGACGCTGTAGATTACTCTGTAACAGCTCGTGTGGCCAGTGCCGCAAAGGGTAGTGCGTTTCACCTGGAGTTAGACGATAAACCCATTACAGATACCGTCAAGGTGGATAGCATTGGTGGCTGGGGTGATTACAAGGAAATTACCTTTAAAACTTCGGAAATCGCTGCTGGCGAACACGTACTGAAGCTTGTTATTGACGGCTCCTACGTGAATATCGACTGGCTGGATTTTGCAAGTCGTGCAGATACTACCGCAACTATCGGCAACAAAGGTATGCGACTGGAACTTGACAAGTCTGCAACTTATAAGGTCTTTGACATTAACGGAAATTATTTGGGTGAAAGCGAAGGTGCCAAGGTTCGCAATCTGGGCAAAGGCGTGTTCATGCTAAAAGGTAGCGGAAAAACAATGATGATCCGCAACGTGGAAAAGTAA
- a CDS encoding DUF3536 domain-containing protein — MSEKHPLYFTIHGHFYQPPRENPWTGVIENQPSARPNHDWNDRIASQCYSPNSASRILSPNGRIVDIVNNYDFMSFNMGPTLMGWIRTHTPDTYKRIQEADKRSIERLGHGNAIAQVYNHIIMPLASAEDKKTQIHWGIEDFKSHFGRMPEAMWLAETAINFETVVELIKAGIKFTILSPTQADSFRKLGDEEWTGCSNTDIDTTRPYRIYPRDKEGNLVCDGYLDVFFYNPWLSSAVGFEHLLRDAGTFGRRIKDAWDENREEAQLVSIGTDGESYGHHEPFGDMCAAWLYNHYAPENNMVPVNYGWFLEKFPPKHEVLLKNFHSEGCAWSCAHGVGRWYRDCGCSTGGGPDWNQKWRGPLRDAFNHLKKLADDVFVREFAKISNVNPWDARNNYVQTLVVPEDKERIKTFLKTTVKQPDNEDMCAKAIRLLEIQKFCLFSFTSCGWFFNDIEGLEPVQNMRYTLRAMELLEPFLPRDHHIRNQVLSILARATSNEHKWNGAEVFTRYAEEQVPVVVKQMAERAAIFHLNLENDYENADDRMVATKIASNDNQTLVRAEYKDKLIGESRVASVLVITDSLGRINIVVADGENDKNELKFVENPNMSTEELQSEYPTAYVVRMRDLMSDSLRRINQITTHKDLTSITKSFSSFALSHGLSIDSLADPDHTLPDTLRKILSLEINSKIHHMALQYLKKDDKSLFDEIRDLIDEAKRLETTFSFGGTGRIFFAKLSELIDAVSGKYNKATVDHITGLITVADWLQLGIDKTSLENKVFPFYKEYIKNPEGKLVGLKPMFSWLNFEV, encoded by the coding sequence ATGTCTGAAAAGCATCCTTTGTACTTTACCATTCACGGCCATTTCTATCAGCCGCCCCGCGAAAACCCCTGGACCGGAGTCATTGAAAACCAGCCCAGCGCACGTCCCAATCATGACTGGAACGATCGTATTGCAAGTCAATGCTATAGCCCTAACTCCGCAAGCCGTATTCTTTCCCCAAACGGCCGCATCGTAGACATCGTCAACAACTACGATTTCATGAGTTTTAACATGGGTCCCACTCTTATGGGCTGGATCCGTACCCATACTCCGGATACCTACAAACGCATCCAGGAAGCAGACAAGCGTAGCATTGAACGCTTGGGTCATGGCAACGCCATTGCCCAGGTCTACAACCACATTATCATGCCTCTTGCTTCTGCAGAAGACAAGAAGACTCAGATCCACTGGGGCATTGAAGACTTCAAGAGCCATTTCGGCCGTATGCCGGAAGCCATGTGGTTGGCAGAAACAGCCATCAACTTCGAAACCGTCGTTGAACTCATCAAGGCTGGCATCAAATTTACCATTCTCTCCCCCACCCAGGCAGATTCCTTCCGCAAGCTGGGCGATGAAGAGTGGACCGGTTGCAGCAACACCGACATTGACACCACTCGTCCTTACCGCATTTATCCTCGCGATAAGGAAGGCAACCTGGTATGCGATGGTTACCTGGATGTATTCTTCTACAATCCCTGGCTTTCCTCCGCAGTGGGTTTTGAACATTTGCTCCGCGACGCAGGCACCTTTGGTCGCCGCATCAAGGATGCATGGGATGAAAATCGAGAAGAAGCTCAGCTCGTAAGCATCGGTACCGATGGCGAATCCTATGGTCACCATGAACCCTTTGGCGACATGTGCGCCGCATGGCTGTACAACCATTACGCACCGGAAAACAACATGGTACCGGTGAACTACGGTTGGTTCCTGGAAAAGTTCCCGCCTAAACATGAAGTTCTCCTGAAGAATTTCCACAGCGAAGGTTGCGCCTGGAGCTGCGCTCACGGTGTAGGCCGCTGGTATCGCGACTGCGGTTGCTCCACTGGCGGCGGCCCCGATTGGAACCAGAAGTGGCGCGGTCCTCTCCGCGACGCCTTTAACCACCTGAAGAAACTGGCAGACGACGTTTTCGTCCGCGAGTTCGCAAAGATTTCCAACGTCAATCCCTGGGACGCCCGCAATAACTATGTCCAGACGCTGGTCGTTCCCGAAGACAAGGAACGTATCAAGACATTCCTGAAGACAACCGTCAAGCAGCCGGATAACGAGGACATGTGCGCCAAGGCCATCCGTCTTCTGGAAATCCAGAAGTTCTGCCTGTTCAGTTTCACCAGCTGCGGTTGGTTCTTCAATGATATTGAAGGTCTGGAACCTGTTCAGAACATGCGCTACACCCTCCGTGCCATGGAACTTCTGGAACCGTTCCTCCCCCGCGACCACCACATCCGTAACCAGGTGTTGAGCATTCTTGCCCGCGCCACCAGTAACGAACACAAGTGGAACGGTGCGGAAGTCTTTACCCGCTACGCCGAAGAACAAGTTCCCGTTGTGGTCAAGCAGATGGCAGAACGCGCAGCCATCTTCCACCTGAACCTGGAAAACGACTACGAAAATGCGGACGACCGTATGGTCGCAACCAAGATTGCAAGCAATGACAACCAGACTCTGGTCCGTGCAGAATACAAGGACAAGCTCATTGGCGAATCCCGCGTCGCTTCCGTCCTGGTCATTACAGATTCCCTCGGTAGAATCAACATCGTTGTTGCCGATGGCGAGAACGACAAGAACGAACTGAAGTTCGTAGAGAATCCGAACATGAGCACCGAGGAACTCCAGAGCGAATACCCCACCGCCTATGTGGTCCGTATGCGCGACCTGATGAGCGACTCCCTGCGTCGAATCAACCAGATTACCACTCACAAGGACCTGACCTCCATTACCAAGTCCTTCTCCAGCTTCGCCCTTTCTCACGGACTTTCCATCGACAGTTTGGCCGACCCCGACCACACCCTGCCGGATACTCTCCGTAAGATCCTGTCCCTGGAAATCAACTCCAAGATTCACCACATGGCTCTCCAGTACCTGAAGAAGGATGACAAGAGCTTGTTTGATGAAATCCGTGATTTGATTGATGAAGCCAAGCGCCTGGAAACCACCTTCAGCTTTGGTGGTACTGGCCGCATCTTCTTTGCAAAGCTTTCCGAACTCATTGACGCTGTATCCGGAAAGTACAACAAGGCAACCGTGGATCACATCACGGGGCTCATTACTGTTGCAGATTGGCTCCAGCTGGGTATTGACAAGACTAGCCTCGAGAATAAGGTGTTCCCCTTCTACAAGGAATACATCAAGAATCCCGAAGGCAAGCTTGTGGGCCTGAAGCCTATGTTCAGCTGGCTGAACTTCGAGGTATAA
- the hpt gene encoding hypoxanthine phosphoribosyltransferase, producing MSEKPMISAEQIQTRVKELAAEISATFEFDVILSALTGAFMFTTDLCRAMANTKHHIAFIKASSYGSGMESSGKLQVSGLEKLDLQGKRVLVIDDILDTGNTMCTLVSMLKEIGVADLRTCVLMNKEERRTVDYHADFVGFEIANEFVVGYGLDFNEDYRTLPEVWTLKEV from the coding sequence ATGTCCGAAAAGCCCATGATATCTGCAGAGCAGATCCAGACCCGAGTCAAGGAACTGGCTGCAGAGATCAGCGCGACCTTCGAGTTTGACGTAATCCTGTCCGCCCTTACCGGCGCGTTCATGTTTACGACAGACCTGTGTCGAGCCATGGCTAACACCAAGCACCACATCGCATTCATCAAGGCATCCAGCTATGGATCTGGAATGGAATCCAGCGGAAAGCTCCAGGTCTCAGGCCTTGAGAAACTGGACCTTCAAGGTAAGCGCGTATTGGTCATAGACGACATCCTGGATACGGGCAACACCATGTGTACCCTAGTTTCCATGCTAAAGGAAATTGGAGTCGCAGACCTTCGCACCTGCGTTCTCATGAACAAGGAAGAACGCCGCACCGTAGACTACCACGCAGATTTTGTCGGTTTCGAAATCGCAAACGAATTCGTGGTAGGGTATGGATTGGACTTCAACGAAGACTATAGAACTCTTCCCGAAGTCTGGACATTGAAGGAAGTCTAA
- the cysE gene encoding serine O-acetyltransferase, with translation MNIVDIEKSIREEALELVQREPLSVLMLNEQILCRKSFGEMLGVTLSCQLAGEVIDRAELEKMFRILYEKYPELLTSAAKDLHATVLRDPACTSYLEPLLFFKGFQGLQAYRVAHVLWEESRSFPAKMLQSIISRKFGMDIHPAAKIGYGLLIDHATNIVIGETAVIGNNVSLLHGVTLGGTGNEVGDRHPKLGAGVMVGAHAQLLGNIHIGDGAKIGAGAVVVSDVPAHTTYAGVPAVQVGRPHDEMPSFNMQQDFTRDA, from the coding sequence ATGAATATCGTCGACATAGAAAAATCCATTCGTGAAGAAGCCCTGGAACTGGTGCAGAGGGAACCCCTTTCTGTACTGATGCTCAACGAACAGATCCTATGTCGCAAGAGCTTTGGAGAAATGCTGGGAGTGACCCTCTCCTGTCAGCTTGCCGGTGAAGTCATTGATAGAGCGGAGCTGGAAAAAATGTTCCGTATTTTGTACGAGAAGTACCCGGAACTTTTGACCAGTGCAGCCAAGGACTTGCACGCCACCGTCCTGCGAGATCCAGCATGTACCAGTTACCTGGAACCGCTCCTGTTCTTCAAGGGCTTCCAGGGATTACAGGCTTACCGCGTCGCCCACGTACTCTGGGAAGAAAGTCGTTCCTTCCCCGCCAAAATGCTCCAGAGTATTATCAGTCGCAAGTTCGGCATGGACATCCACCCGGCAGCAAAAATCGGCTATGGCCTTTTGATTGACCACGCCACCAATATTGTGATTGGTGAAACTGCTGTTATCGGGAACAATGTCTCCCTGCTTCACGGCGTTACTTTAGGTGGTACCGGCAACGAGGTGGGTGATCGTCACCCGAAGCTTGGAGCAGGCGTCATGGTAGGCGCACATGCCCAGCTGTTAGGCAACATCCACATTGGCGACGGAGCCAAGATTGGTGCAGGCGCCGTTGTGGTGAGCGATGTTCCCGCACACACCACTTACGCAGGCGTGCCCGCAGTTCAGGTGGGTCGTCCCCATGATGAAATGCCCAGCTTCAACATGCAGCAGGACTTCACTCGCGACGCCTAA
- the nth gene encoding endonuclease III produces MTKKERITFINEKLDELFPNPPIPLNFSDPFTLLVAVALSAQCTDARVNVVTAELFKVADTPAKMVALGVEKIADYIKTCGLYQNKSKNIFRLSQILVEKYGGEVPRTFEELEALPGVGHKTASVMMIHAFNTPAFPVDTHIHRLAARWGLSDGSTVERTEADLKKIFPPEDWEKKHLQIILFGRTYCKAAGHKVDQCPICSVVGCKTK; encoded by the coding sequence ATGACAAAGAAAGAACGTATCACCTTCATCAACGAAAAACTGGACGAGTTGTTTCCTAACCCGCCTATTCCATTGAATTTCAGCGATCCGTTCACTTTGCTTGTGGCTGTTGCCCTAAGCGCCCAATGTACCGACGCACGAGTCAATGTAGTTACCGCAGAACTTTTTAAGGTAGCCGATACTCCCGCCAAGATGGTCGCCCTGGGTGTCGAAAAAATTGCAGATTACATCAAGACTTGCGGACTTTATCAAAACAAGAGCAAGAACATTTTCAGGCTTTCCCAGATTCTCGTGGAAAAATACGGTGGTGAAGTTCCCCGCACGTTCGAGGAGCTGGAAGCGTTACCAGGCGTAGGGCACAAGACCGCAAGCGTCATGATGATCCACGCCTTCAACACGCCAGCCTTTCCCGTGGACACCCACATCCATCGTCTCGCCGCCCGTTGGGGACTTTCCGACGGGAGCACCGTAGAACGTACCGAAGCCGATCTCAAGAAAATCTTCCCTCCCGAAGACTGGGAAAAGAAACACTTGCAAATTATTTTATTCGGAAGAACCTACTGCAAGGCCGCGGGTCATAAAGTCGATCAATGTCCCATTTGTAGCGTTGTAGGCTGCAAGACGAAATAA
- a CDS encoding UDP-glucuronic acid decarboxylase family protein — MRCLVTGGAGFLGSHLCERLLNDGHEVICLDNYFTGRMANVAHLRDNKCFELIRHDVTEPILLEVDRIFNLACPASPVHYQFNPVKTIKTSVMGAINMLGMAKRVKARILQASTSEVYGDPAIHPQTEDYWGNVNPIGIRSCYDEGKRVAETLFMDYHRQNNVDIRIVRIFNTYGPRMLPNDGRVVSNFIVQALQGQDITIYGDGSQTRSFCYVDDLIEGFVRMMNQDKIIGPVNIGNPGEFTMLELAKEVLDLTGSKSKIIYQPLPGDDPKMRRPNIDLAKSALGWEPTIPLRKGLEKTICYFDELLKG, encoded by the coding sequence ATGCGCTGTTTAGTTACTGGTGGTGCGGGTTTTTTAGGAAGTCATCTTTGTGAACGTCTCCTGAATGATGGTCACGAAGTCATTTGCTTGGATAACTACTTCACTGGCCGTATGGCTAATGTGGCACACCTTCGTGACAACAAGTGCTTCGAACTGATCCGTCACGATGTGACGGAACCGATTCTTCTGGAAGTGGACCGCATCTTTAACTTGGCATGCCCCGCAAGCCCGGTGCATTATCAGTTCAATCCTGTAAAGACTATCAAGACCAGCGTCATGGGCGCAATCAATATGCTGGGCATGGCCAAGCGTGTGAAGGCTCGCATTCTCCAGGCAAGTACCAGCGAAGTCTATGGCGATCCTGCGATTCACCCGCAGACAGAGGATTACTGGGGAAACGTGAATCCCATCGGAATCCGCAGCTGTTATGATGAAGGCAAGCGCGTGGCTGAAACCCTCTTTATGGATTACCACCGCCAGAACAATGTGGATATCCGCATTGTCCGTATTTTCAATACCTACGGTCCCCGTATGTTGCCCAACGATGGCCGCGTGGTTTCCAACTTTATCGTGCAGGCTTTGCAGGGCCAGGACATCACTATCTATGGTGACGGTTCCCAGACACGCAGCTTCTGCTATGTGGACGACCTGATTGAAGGCTTTGTACGCATGATGAACCAGGACAAGATTATTGGCCCTGTGAACATCGGCAATCCCGGCGAATTCACCATGCTGGAATTGGCCAAGGAAGTTCTGGACCTTACCGGCTCCAAGAGCAAGATTATTTATCAGCCTCTGCCGGGGGACGATCCGAAGATGCGTCGTCCGAACATTGACTTGGCAAAGAGCGCTCTCGGCTGGGAACCTACGATTCCTCTGCGCAAGGGCCTTGAAAAGACCATCTGCTATTTTGATGAACTGCTGAAGGGCTAG